A genomic window from Lutra lutra chromosome 17, mLutLut1.2, whole genome shotgun sequence includes:
- the LEUTX gene encoding paired-like homeodomain transcription factor LEUTX: MAENPRYARRGRTQFTVEQLQALKRVFEETMYPDWTTTEELISITHLDESVIKTWFKNQRVKRKKEQQSNGSNSSRQSPNPATPGKEEEEPSPPVSSANTHHRKRPGISDAPDHELPQSSENEQPGPFKWNSSWDSQPADLQDLCLGDSDPPWASSPYDIDQFTQLYALPGDDGPHSLDQYLSPMWPR; the protein is encoded by the exons AAAATCCAAGGTATGCTCGCCGGGGCCGCACACAATTCACTGTGGAGCAGCTCCAGGCCCTGAAGCGTGTGTTTGAAGAGACCATGTACCCAGACTGGACAACCACTGAGGAGCTCATCTCCATTACTCATCTCGATGAGTCCGTAATAAAG ACTTGGTTCAAGAACCAGCGtgtcaaaaggaagaaagagcagcAATCAAATGGATCAAATTCATCACGACAGTCACCAAACCCGGCCACTCCgggcaaagaggaggaggagccctCCCCACCTGTATCTTCAGCAAACACTCATCATCGCAAAAGACCCGGCATTTCAGATGCCCCTGACCATGAACTGCCTCAGTCCTCCGAGAATGAGCAACCTGGTCCCTTCAAATGGAATTCATCTTGGGATTCGCAGCCTGCAGATCTCCAAGATCTATGTCTGGGGGACTCTGatcctccctgggcctccagtCCCTATGACATCGATCAGTTTACACAGCTCTACGCCCTACCTGGGGATGATGGTCCCCACAGTCTGGATCAGTACCTCTCTCCCATGTGGCCCAGGTGA